Proteins from one Fragaria vesca subsp. vesca linkage group LG6, FraVesHawaii_1.0, whole genome shotgun sequence genomic window:
- the LOC101291558 gene encoding uncharacterized protein LOC101291558, translating into MASDHTNYSKRFKQGVALDMRSAAPKLMNSDINDLPDDDLLEILYRLSCYKFVAKCKRVCKRWCRLMSEPSFIGGFVSLKNDKQSPIQHSLLDYRGVEFLGRMSSSTKPLTPLFEQLMSFHGLERQPVIVASYNDLILCSTSTFDQRDYYICNPSTVQWCPLPPPPHVYYYTPVGLICDLPYYDFRPTGNQRGSIFHLNAEYRCRVVRIIYPEDLGTVYSEIKVQIFSSETAEWIETIVSSPLPFHPCDYCHCRSYGNNGMLYWGNHRIIDERFLIGLNPFIIKNSNNTSLYGTSSSSTTIGVDTIDHIQNKCFIGLRQYEEDLHFSTLGVYKGCVRIFEYDTEMRNLYIVDLNDKEIHEGGVCLNQMRVYNLNEEMVPIDKDDIEVAILGFDPDNDDVLYLVRGVDILKWNIRTRTWSTVAEVNQVSGGLYPLAIPWWPTPVPKLK; encoded by the coding sequence ATGGCCTCTGATCATACTAATTACTCTAAAAGATTTAAACAAGGAGTTGCTCTGGATATGAGATCAGCCGCACCAAAATTAATGAACAGTGATATCAATGATCTCCCTGATGATGATTTGCTTGAGATCCTTTATCGACTCTCTTGCTATAAGTTTGTTGCTAAATGCAAGCGTGTCTGTAAGCGATGGTGCAGGCTCATGTCTGAGCCTTCTTTCATTGGTGGCTTTGTGAGTCTCAAAAATGATAAGCAGTCACCAATACAACACTCTCTGCTGGACTATAGGGGAGTAGAATTCCTCGGCAGAATGTCATCTTCCACCAAACCTCTAACTCCCTTGTTTGAACAACTCATGAGCTTTCACGGTTTGGAAAGACAACCAGTTATTGTCGCCAGTTATAATGACCTGATTCTTTGCAGCACAAGCACATTTGATCAACGTGATTACTACATCTGCAATCCATCCACAGTCCAATGGTGTCCTCTTCCTCCACCTCCTCATGTCTACTACTACACGCCGGTGGGACTCATCTGCGATCTTCCCTACTATGATTTTAGGCCGACAGGTAATCAGCGAGGAAGTATCTTCCACCTTAATGCTGAGTATCGATGCAGGGTGGTGAGAATAATTTATCCTGAGGATCTAGGCACAGTTTATAGTGAAATTAAAGTGCAGATCTTTTCTTCTGAGACCGCTGAATGGATAGAGACAATTGTATCATCCCCTTTACCCTTTCATCCTTGTGACTATTGTCATTGCAGAAGCTATGGTAACAATGGAATGCTATATTGGGGCAATCATAGAATTATTGATGAGAGATTTCTCATTGGATTGAATCCGTTCATAATCAAAAACAGCAATAATACTAGTTTGTATGGTACTAGCAGCAGCAGTACTACTATTGGTGTTGATACTATCGATCACATTCAGAACAAATGTTTCATTGGATTACGCCAATATGAGGAGGATCTTCATTTTTCAACCCTAGGAGTGTACAAAGGGTGCGTGCGGATATTCGAGTATGATACTGAAATGCGTAATCTATATATTGTGGACTTGAATGATAAAGAAATCCATGAAGGAGGAGTGTGTCTGAATCAGATGAGGGTTTATAATCTGAATGAAGAAATGGTTCCAATTGACAAAGATGATATAGAAGTCGCAATTTTAGGTTTCGACCCAGATAATGACGATGTTTTGTATCTGGTAAGAGGTGTTGATATTCTTAAGTGGAATATTCGTACAAGGACATGGTCGACAGTTGCTGAAGTGAATCAAGTTTCTGGTGGCTTGTACCCGCTCGCTATTCCATGGTGGCCGACACCGGTTCCTAAACTAAAATAG
- the LOC101308595 gene encoding uncharacterized protein LOC101308595 isoform 2 has translation MRGGDSTKRICSRKSHSSLGAAPASELVNIEIEDLPDVVLVEILCRLPCYKYVSKCKRVSKRWCNVMSGPYFLHRFLCLQSDRDQTPIVRTLITDRGEEYLTRLSSSTKPLALLFERLMSVHHLEKEPHVVVTYNDLVLCCNELGFYQRDYYICNPSTIQWVVVPPPPRVYKYTPVGFMCDLPYYNCTKDDQGGSLIQVNAEYRCRIVRLVLPPNKSVRKLKVQIFSSDTGEWITSTISIPSGFICDTVPIERSFTYNGLLYFVGDEPGDQNFLLGLDPFRINNSIIDHFRFIRFDDPEESFVLRYFGEFRGCLHMCDYHHNTCTFFVRKLKEEELCGGAGQLCLEGKDVVRYNIRTSDWSTLVENVLYHYQFPIVLPWWPTPVPRLLQHAQPAGTNV, from the exons ATGAGAGGTGGTGATAGTACTAAAAGAATCTGCTCTAGAAAATCCCATTCGAGCTTGGGAGCAGCACCGGCCTCTGAACTGGTGAATATTGAAATTGAAGATCTCCCGGATGTTGTGCTGGTTGAAATTCTTTGCCGGCTTCCATGCTATAAGTATGTTTCAAAATGCAAGCGCGTGTCCAAGCGTTGGTGCAATGTCATGTCCGGTCCTTATTTTCTTCACCGCTTTCTATGTCTCCAGAGTGATCGTGACCAAACTCCAATAGTTCGTACTCTGATAACCGACAGAGGGGAGGAGTACCTTACTAGATTGTCATCGTCCACCAAGCCATTAGCTCTGTTGTTTGAGAGACTCATGAGTGTCCACCACTTGGAAAAAGAGCCGCACGTGGTAGTTACGTATAATGACTTAGTTTTGTGCTGTAATGAGTTGGGCTTTTATCAACGTGATTACTACATCTGCAATCCGAGCACAATTCAGTGGGTTGTTGTTCCTCCCCCTCCTCGAGTTTACAAGTATACACCAGTGGGATTCATGTGTGATCTTCCTTACTATAACTGTACGAAAGATGATCAGGGAGGAAGTTTGATTCAGGTTAATGCTGAGTATAGGTGCAGGATAGTGAGATTAGTTCTTCCTCCTAACAAATCTGTCCGCAAACTCAAAGTGCAAATCTTCTCCTCTGATACCGGTGAATGGATAACGTCAACTATATCAATACCATCAGGCTTTATATGTGACACCGTCCCTATAGAAAGGAGCTTCACTTACAATGGCTTGCTGTATTTTGTGGGTGATGAACCTGGTGATCAAAACTTTCTATTGGGGTTGGACCCATTCAGGATCAACAATAGTATCATTGATCACTTTCGTTTCATTCGATTTGATGATCCAGAAGAGTCTTTTGTACTTCGCTACTTTGGTGAATTCAGAGGGTGTCTACACATGTGCGACTATCATCATAATACCTGTACTTTCTTTGTTCGGAAGTTGAAAGAAGAAGAACTGTGTGGAGGAGCTGGCCAATTATGTTTGGAAG GCAAAGACGTTGTCAGGTACAACATTCGAACAAGTGATTGGTCAACGCTGGTTGAGAATGTCCTCTATCATTATCAATTTCCAATTGTGCTCCCATGGTGGCCAACTCCAGTGCCTAGACTGCTACAACACGCCCAACCTGCGGGAACAAATGTCTGA
- the LOC101308595 gene encoding uncharacterized protein LOC101308595 isoform 1, protein MRGGDSTKRICSRKSHSSLGAAPASELVNIEIEDLPDVVLVEILCRLPCYKYVSKCKRVSKRWCNVMSGPYFLHRFLCLQSDRDQTPIVRTLITDRGEEYLTRLSSSTKPLALLFERLMSVHHLEKEPHVVVTYNDLVLCCNELGFYQRDYYICNPSTIQWVVVPPPPRVYKYTPVGFMCDLPYYNCTKDDQGGSLIQVNAEYRCRIVRLVLPPNKSVRKLKVQIFSSDTGEWITSTISIPSGFICDTVPIERSFTYNGLLYFVGDEPGDQNFLLGLDPFRINNSIIDHFRFIRFDDPEESFVLRYFGEFRGCLHMCDYHHNTCTFFVRKLKEEELCGGAGQLCLEGIKNYSLDLRMFPGYDGLQLLFLDPNNEDVIYLFIGKDVVRYNIRTSDWSTLVENVLYHYQFPIVLPWWPTPVPRLLQHAQPAGTNV, encoded by the coding sequence ATGAGAGGTGGTGATAGTACTAAAAGAATCTGCTCTAGAAAATCCCATTCGAGCTTGGGAGCAGCACCGGCCTCTGAACTGGTGAATATTGAAATTGAAGATCTCCCGGATGTTGTGCTGGTTGAAATTCTTTGCCGGCTTCCATGCTATAAGTATGTTTCAAAATGCAAGCGCGTGTCCAAGCGTTGGTGCAATGTCATGTCCGGTCCTTATTTTCTTCACCGCTTTCTATGTCTCCAGAGTGATCGTGACCAAACTCCAATAGTTCGTACTCTGATAACCGACAGAGGGGAGGAGTACCTTACTAGATTGTCATCGTCCACCAAGCCATTAGCTCTGTTGTTTGAGAGACTCATGAGTGTCCACCACTTGGAAAAAGAGCCGCACGTGGTAGTTACGTATAATGACTTAGTTTTGTGCTGTAATGAGTTGGGCTTTTATCAACGTGATTACTACATCTGCAATCCGAGCACAATTCAGTGGGTTGTTGTTCCTCCCCCTCCTCGAGTTTACAAGTATACACCAGTGGGATTCATGTGTGATCTTCCTTACTATAACTGTACGAAAGATGATCAGGGAGGAAGTTTGATTCAGGTTAATGCTGAGTATAGGTGCAGGATAGTGAGATTAGTTCTTCCTCCTAACAAATCTGTCCGCAAACTCAAAGTGCAAATCTTCTCCTCTGATACCGGTGAATGGATAACGTCAACTATATCAATACCATCAGGCTTTATATGTGACACCGTCCCTATAGAAAGGAGCTTCACTTACAATGGCTTGCTGTATTTTGTGGGTGATGAACCTGGTGATCAAAACTTTCTATTGGGGTTGGACCCATTCAGGATCAACAATAGTATCATTGATCACTTTCGTTTCATTCGATTTGATGATCCAGAAGAGTCTTTTGTACTTCGCTACTTTGGTGAATTCAGAGGGTGTCTACACATGTGCGACTATCATCATAATACCTGTACTTTCTTTGTTCGGAAGTTGAAAGAAGAAGAACTGTGTGGAGGAGCTGGCCAATTATGTTTGGAAGGTATAAAAAATTATTCACTGGACTTAAGAATGTTTCCGGGTTATGATGGACTTCAATTACTGTTTTTAGATCCCAATAACGAGGATGTTATATATCTGTTCATAGGCAAAGACGTTGTCAGGTACAACATTCGAACAAGTGATTGGTCAACGCTGGTTGAGAATGTCCTCTATCATTATCAATTTCCAATTGTGCTCCCATGGTGGCCAACTCCAGTGCCTAGACTGCTACAACACGCCCAACCTGCGGGAACAAATGTCTGA